One segment of Panicum virgatum strain AP13 chromosome 1K, P.virgatum_v5, whole genome shotgun sequence DNA contains the following:
- the LOC120655618 gene encoding vacuolar iron transporter homolog 2-like, protein MAPNLGSDLASQLPSKPQHGEVDVEAAAHDGAAGRVGYLARAQWLRAAVLGANDGLVSVASLMIGVGAVNGGARAMLVSGLAGLVAGACSMAIGEFVSVYAQYDIQVAHSERARACSDGGGSSSEEAEEGLPSPAQAAAASALAFAAGAALPLLSGGFLRHRAARVAAVCASSSLGLAGFGAAGAYLGGASPVRSGARVLLGGWLAMAVTFAVLKMFSLAFKTQVMSAA, encoded by the coding sequence ATGGCTCCCAACCTCGGCTCCGACCTCGCCTCGCAGCTCCCCTCCAAGCCGCAGCACGGAGAGGTCgacgtcgaggcggcggcccaCGACGGGGCGGCCGGGCGCGTCGGCTACCTGGCCCGCGCGCAGtggctccgcgccgccgtcctcggcgCCAACGACGGGCTCGTCTCCGTGGCGTCCCTCATGATCGGCGTGGGCGCCGtgaacggcggcgcgcgggcgatgCTGGTGTCGGGCCTGGCGGGGCTCGTGGCCGGCGCTTGCAGCATGGCCATCGGCGAGTTCGTGTCCGTGTACGCGCAGTACGACATCCAGGTGGCGCACTCGGAGCGCGCCCGGGCctgcagcgacggcggcggcagcagcagcgaggaAGCCGAGGAGGGCCTGCCGAGCCCGGCGCAGGCCGCGGCCGCGTCGGCGCTGGCGTTCGCGGCGGgcgccgcgctgccgctgctgtCGGGCGGGTTCCTCCGGCACAGGGCGGCCAGGGTCGCGGCGGTGTGCGCTTCCAGCAGCCTCGGCCTGGCCGGGTTCGGCGCCGCGGGCGCGTACCTGGGTGGCGCCAGCCCGGTCCGCTCCGGGGCCCGCGTGCTCCTGGGAGGGTGGCTCGCCATGGCCGTCACCTTCGCGGTGCTCAAGATGTTCAGCCTGGCGTTCAAGACGCAGGTCATGTCCGCCGCGTAA